The segment CGCAGCAATAGGTCAAAAAGTACCACAGAGAAGCCCAGAAACAGCAGGAAAGAACAACAACTCCATAAAGTATGaaaaggtcactataaactcactactgagccGCATGCATACTGTGAGGAATACTCTAGTGATCTTTCATCGGAGAAGCTCTGTCTGCTACAACATGGAGGTTGCTTCCTTGCTGAAGTTGCAGTGTTGTTATTATAATGGCTCCTTGGTGCTGACTGGGTCATATGACTTTGAGACCAAACCGCAAATTCTCAAAATTCTTTCAACTAAGGCACAAAGAAAAAAGGTTTACTTCAAAGAGCAGCTGCAGCCATGAACTGACTGACATATAGAAATATCAAATGATTAAAGGGTCATTTCACACAAAAGACCAGACTGCCTGACTGGGGCCCCTCATCCAACATGAATTACACAACTTGAAATGCACTTGCACTTGAGATATATTAAAGGTTACTTACTGTTTGAGTTTCATTATAGTCTCTATTTTTTTGTAGATCAGATTAAAACAGCATGAAAACTTGAATgaattggtttttttttggttcaaaTGAATACAATCAAGTAGTCCATCTAAAGCAGTAGAGGCAATAAATAAGTAGGTAGAAAGAGATTCAAATGTTCAGTGATATGGCTGAAATTCCTCTTTTAAAGTTAAAATCTTTCACTTTCGGCTGCTTATAATGCAGACAATGTcagaatttaagcttattctgctgtaacGCTCAGTGAAGATGTGAATGTAAATCCACCATTAAACAGAACTCCTGTTATCCCCTATAGCCGAGTCAGCAACTTTCCCCCAGAGCTAGAAACCAGAATCTGCAGTGTTAAAGACACAATGTCTGACAGCGTACAGCAGGCGGACTCTGTGGACTGATGCAGCGCTTGGTGtcccattcactgccattggaGCAGCTTCAGGTTTTGTTTCTTATTACAAGAGTTTTGCCTCGCttgtttctggctttgggagagacttGTTCACATTCCCCATCTCCAGAACTTTTAAAACACTGACACTTTGTTGGGTTTTGACTTGGATAAGAGTTGAAGACACTATTAGCAATTCTTAGGAGCAGAGATGTTATTACTCTCAGTGCAAATCTAAACTGTaacataataacaaaataagtgTTTTCATTCACATATGCCAACCTGCACATCTTAATAGTCCttcaaaattattttatgaTGTTTTCCTGTCATTTAACAGTGAGTTATCAATAACTTCAAACCATGGGCAACAAATGAAATTAGGTTATTTGGGTCTCCTTttccatgtttgtgttttttttttaataaattttgtcttagatgtttaattgttttctgcattagtttgtcagtagactgctctttatagtacattgtttttatatttagaaactcttcatttcattatttctgaAAGCATCTTtgctttatggattttttttttttacatgtgcctaagatTTGCGCAGTACTGTACATtgtttacacaggttttcaaaaCAGAACAAGGAGGAAAATGAACCATTTGATTTTTAGCTGTGTAACTGGCCAACTGGGGCACCAAGAGAAGCCAAGAGCTATGTGCATTAAAAAGTCAATGTTGAACGAGTGAGTTTTACATGAATCCTATGCAACAGAAGGccaaataaatcaaacatttgaAATCGACAGGGTGGCATCTTTAATCAATGTATTGTTGACAATATAGCAACAGTTATGTTAGTTAAAATATCAGAGAAGTTGTGTCGGGAGAGAATTTGGGACAACCAACATATACATACaagtaaaacaacaacaacaaaaagaaaaccaaaaagTATTCACATAGCAGTTTTCATCCATTATGCACAAGGCATTCACAcaggactacacacacacacaaacagaggctAAAAGCTTgtcaatcacaaaaaaacagtcACACTGCCAGTTCACTCAAGCAGTTTTGGATATTCTTCTGTTGGTACAAAAATGGTcatttagacaaaaataataataatattatctACTGTGTTCATCTCCCTAACCTGCCCTCTCCGCTTTCAGTCCAATAAGTTGTTATATGTACAAGTGAGAAGGCAGTTTGGCCGCATCGTTCGTAAATAAGGATATTTACTGCAATATTTCTGGcattttttctcctttgtcatacaaaataatatttttctgAGGTAAGAACCAAGACAGTATCAAAATAGTAAAATCAAAACTTTACTAAAATGCACCCCATaattgaaaaggaaaaataaaaccagTGACAACCGCCTAGCTCTCCAAACCAAACAATGGATAACAAGTGTTTCGACAGATAACAAATGATTGGTGACATTCCAGTtgcaaaaaacaaagaagaaagaagaaagaaagaaaaaaaacaaaacaaagaaataattaGTGCGACAGTGTTTCAGCAACATCATTAGCTGTGTTGTTTACCAGCTTGGCCGTGTTTGAGTAGTGTGTTCTTCAGCCAGGAGCGAGAGACGGGACTCAATGACATCACAAGTTTCTTAAAGGTTTTTTTCCTCAAATCTCTGCACTATCTTGGACAACGTGCGTGGGGGAAGTGAATAATCACCGctgaagtgcctttgagcaaagcactgaagCCCTTACTTCTTCCTACTGACCAAACTCTTTGCATCAATCCTTCAGGTCGTATCAAAATGTTTTGATTCCTGTGATGTCACCGGCTCCTTGCTCCTCCTCATTTCCCTCCCAGCTTTCTGCAACAGAAAAATCTCTACACTCTGAAAAAGGCCAACTCAGCAAAGTGACTAAATACGCCTGGAAGCAGGGCCGACACTCAACAGAGGAGAAGGCATATCACCAAGATCCCATTTACACCTGGGCAATAAAATCTGAATGGGCACTTCCTCACTTTTTCGGAAACCACCTCTGTTGAAAGTGTCCTTGCTTTTCAGGAGTTAAAGCGGTGATACCCAGGGCAACATTCTGGGCAACGCAAGTCGGCAACTGCGCAACTGTGACAGCAACATGTAGCTGTCGGGAAACCATAAATGACTAGTGTATCACCGCCGATTTATCACAATGCTGCGTCTCCCTTCAGAAAAAAGGCCAGCAAAGTAAAGGAAGagttctctctttccccccccaatcaacaaatacatttgcataaagGAATACCACATAATCCtttaaaggaagaaaaagtcagtgcacacacacacaaccacacatgcacactcgcgcacacacacacacacacacacacacacgcacgcatagaTCCAAGCACACCAATACCAACATTTAACATGTACATCTCAGCCCAGGAGCCACATTTAGTAATCTTTCATAAACACATAGTTAGACTCACAGAGCGTCTCCATTCCTGTGAAGACTATTTCTGTGATCCATTTTACATCAACTCTTGGTCTTATACAGCAAAGACTGGTTTCGAGAGCGTTCGCCACCCTGAAGAGGCAATCCAACGTTTTGGGGGGGCGTATTTGGTGGATCAGTGATAAAGGTAAAATGAGCTTCACTGGGAAAACTGTCAAACTGAAGAGTCTAGGCTTATACATGAAACTGACAACATCGTAATGAGTAATAATTGTTtatggaaaataagcttttcacaactgtgaaaacacaaaaatgcaggGGCAATTTAAGtcagtgtttacaaaatgtaaacataactatcagaatttcaaaatacatttaaaacacgATAAGCTGTCGCATACATATCAGCTCTATCAATCAATCTGAGCGTGGGTAAACCTCTTCGGTCCATATACTTTGGATTTTAGTGGTGCGGTTAccgttttgtttgtgtttggattGTGGATTGGGCCTTCAAGATGTGAACGCATTGTGGGAAACGCAGTCTAAAACATAATGGCAGGTAGATGATCATCTATATACCTTCAGAGATGCACCAATAACATATTTTGTTGGCCAAGTGTGAGTATAAACTATTCAGCCAGTTCTTCATACATATTGGCCGTTGACAATTTTGGCCTTAACTACTtctttaaaagaagaaaactgTGAGTTTGAGTATTTATGCAGTCTGTGAGTTTTTATGCAGTCTGTTATAGTCTAAAGATTATAGATGGCATCCTTTCATCACCCAAGCAGTGTAATACATACAATTAACATTATTTCAGCATTCAAGACCTTCTCTGATACCAAGCAGGAGCAACTTATTAACTGGTTAATGTTATCAGTGCACCGTTATATATAATGATCATCATTTCCTTCCTTCACATAAAAGACAAAGCTAAGTagattcagacatttttttttctaaattgctCTGTACACAATACACGGGGCACAGTCATTGGTGTGGGTGTGGCTtcataatttctctctctctctctctttcacggcctttctcactttctccatGCGTTCACACCACATGCAACAAGTCGCCCGAAggtcattcattttcagaacTTTTGAGGGATattgccaatcagcagccaatcacattctTATGTTGCTAAACGTTCCGCCTATCACTGCAACATCACCGCTGCTGCAGCTGGCAATCACCTAGTTCAGTCTGACCGTCGGGCAGCAGCATGGCGATGTGCACGCAGAGTTTATCATCTTAACCGCATCCAcaacttctctccctctgcacatCATTCCTGTCGCTTACCGTACCTCTCacacattttcctctctctccccatctctctctctccttctctctctctctctctctcacactcggGGGGTGTTCGCCGTTGGTCGGAGGTGTGTGGGTTTCTCTCATTCCCCACTCCGTTGGAGCACCAACAGTGCTTTGGAACTGGGGCAAAGTTCCGGGAAGTTTAAGGGGatctcaggttttttttttttttttggtttttttttttaggaaaggTGGGACGTCTCTTGGGCCTTGGGAGTGGGGACGATTAGCAGTGCACGCTACCTCCATTTGCTGGGGTGACGTCAGAGGCCAAAAGGTGATGGGTGAGGGGTCGTTTGGGGGgaagggggtgggtggggggggggggggggtcagaatAGTGCAGCGCTCAGTGCAGCAGCTCGTCGAGCTCGCTCTCCTTGAGTTTAGCATTGTCTCTGACGTCGTCGAATGTGTACGTCTTCACAATCTTCCCGTTCTGAAAGACTGTGTGCAACAGGTcctggagagaggaaaatggaTAGACAGATAAGTTGGGGAtggggattgggggggggggggtaaaaacagaaaaaaagagcagaggagggaaggagggacagagcaaatgaagaagagaaaggagggacaggagggagaTAAGGCAAGTGATTGTAATTAATTCACCTGTGCTGGACTGGAAAgccattagtgtgtgtgtgtgtgtgtgtgtgtgtgtgtgtctgtgtgtgcgtgtgtgtgtgagactcacCACGCCATACTCCTCCAGGTCCCCCTTGCCCTCCTCCAGGGTGACAAAGTCTCCGCTCTGCGTCCGGTGCAGAGACAGACGGCCTTTCTTTGACCTCTTGTTGGGGTCGGCCACCGGGTCTTTGAACACGTTCACCTGCACCACAGGACAGTAAACAACATCACATTTAAATGTGGGAATTTCAAATCAGTCTTTTAAAAAACAGgctaaaaaacagacaaaaaacaaggaagaaaacacagacaaaaacaacaaccaacacAAAAAGTTTAACTAAATTTAGCACTGATTCATCTCAGGCTGTGTAATCAATTAACTGACTCGTCTAAAAGTATTACTACAACAAACACAATGTACAGCTAATTCAGCGTGTATGTCAAAAACATGTAACCCCAGGGGATGGGTGACAACATACCCTTTTCTTCTATAAATTCAATAAACATCAATTAtgcaaaatgctaatttacattAATATTGATGAAACATGGGCATTTAATGATTTGTTCTGGCAAGTCTGTCTGTAGGTTCAAATTAACTGAGTACTAAGTACTTCTACTGCCAACTGGTACATCACCCATCATTTAATTGATTGGTCAGTTAATTGTTCCCATGTCCAATTTAAATATACACACCATTACAAATGGTCACTGCAACCCTCAGATATTCTGACATTCATACATGTATCTGTctatatttattttgaattaatttaaaTTCTATGGTGCCAGCCCTCACCCCCAGTCCATTAGTGACCACGTAGCTGCATTTGAAGGAGCAGTTGAGCAGATCTCGGGTCAGTTTCTGGAGCAGAGCCCCTCCGGAGCCGAAGGCGATGTTCTCAATGGACCACCTGTGTTGCTTCATACCCTCTACTATCTGGGGAAAAATACACGGACAAAATGTTTGTCAGAGCTACAGTGTCTGCTCGTTGTTCATGTGCATACATGTTGtgcccatatgtgtgtgtgtgtaaagactAAATGTGTGTGCAGGAGTAAATGGTGTTGTGGGGGATAGACAGTTTTCTCAATGGGAAACCAAAAGATAAACAAGAGGaatcagggggaaaaaacaggctAGTGGGATACACACGTAatattcccatccaaaccacataCTTTTTAAATCATTGGTAAACCAAATGTAAACATATTACGAATATTTTACATATAAGGTTATCTCTGCTGTCTAAAGACTGTAAAATGACGCACTGAAGCACTCAGAaaggtcaaatgtatccatgTTGCTTTTGTGTAACCGggttgtgtgtgtctcctaGTACATGCTCGTGCATCAGcgaagagtgtgtatgtgtgtttgtgtgtgtgcctatacCTCTTGCAGTGTGTTGATGTCCACGCCGTCTCCCTGTATAACTCTGATGTAAGGAGGAAGAACCTTGTAACCTTTAGAGTTCTCTTCTGGTATGAACTTCTTACCAAGGATCTCCAAAACCTGACAGaagaaaagggggagaggaggaggaaggcggtaaagagagagggaaaggttaGTCATCACAGAGTGCTGGTGGTCCTGTGAAGTTTCAAAATGTAAAGCATGGCTTCAAGAGGAGAAGCACAAGTTCTAGTGATCAAGGAAGATGCAGATCAAACGCAGATGTTGTCAAACTGCCATGCTGCGATGACTGGGAGGACATTTTATGAATGGTTCTCATCGTTTTACTGGGAATTCATTATggtgttttattattattattagtagtagtagtagtattttgcctgccctcctcctccctaaaCCTTGGAGCTGGTaaagattcagtgtcttgctgaatCACACTTGGGATCATGGGTCATGAAACCCGAGCGCTCCCTTTTACTGAACTCTCTGTCCAAACAGTTGGCCACATCATCCCAAACAGGCACCCAACTAGTGAGTGAGGAGATTAGGATGAATGTCATTCTCTGTTACAGATAAACAAGAGCACACTGGAGGTTTAGTGCCTTGTATTAAGGACACTTTTGGGGCTTGGTGCATTGCTCGAGGATGCTGCGGCCACATGTCATACCTTCAGGATTTTATCTAGGGAGTTTGAGATCTATAGATGGATAAAATGTGTTGGTTGAGATTAACAGCTTTGCTCAAGTACACATCATCGTTGTGGTAATTTCAAAACAGCATGAATTAAGTGTAAATCCTTCAGATTGGTAAACTGTGTTGGTTGAGCTGAAGTGCTTTGCTATAGGACACGTCAATTTTAGTCCTGTAGATATACAAACGGTACAGGCTGGTGTAAAATGCTTTGCTCATGTGCTTGTCAACTGGATGTTAAGTTTCAGAACAGTTATCAATGGACATCAAGTCCTTTAGACAGGCAGGCTGATCTGTGCAAGGTGGCCCGCTGTGTATCATACCTTCAGAACTGTATCTAGGGGGTTTCCTGAGTCTGGTCGCACCACCAGCGGGGCGTCTGCGCTGCGTTTCTCTATCAGCCCCCGTAGGTCTTCGCCCCAGATCTTCTCACAGGCGTTGTAGATGTCGTAGCTATCGCTGACTATGGACACGGGCACGCTGGGAAACTGCTTGACGATGTGCTCGAAGGCGTCTTTCTCATGGTCCTTCCCCCACGCCGTGATGGTACTGGTgagggaaagacagagcaattcgtgtgttttttttctacaatcATTTCTCCCCATGTTTTAGATGTGATTGTTCTACACTGTAATACATTATAAACCACTTTGCTGATACTGTTTTTAACAGTCATGCCAAGACCTGACAATATTGAAAgtgagggagggacagagggagatggaaCAAGAGACTAGCGTCCCTGCTTGGGCCAAgtagtgtaattttgaaattgCTGGAGTGCAGCGGTGAGATGTACCATTTCCTCAAATTTCAatcagcagtgtctgagatattgtgtgtgacagaccaaagaacaaaacaaattaactaACAAGACCGATCCATGGAGGCAAGGGTGATTGAGGAGGCACAGCAGCAGGGACAAACAGAGATGGGGAAGAAACAGGAGAACAAAAAAAGAGTGACAAATggaaagataaaaagataaagcgtcagagagagagagagagaaacgaagACAGGAAATGTTGTGGAGCACCAATAGAGTGACGGGTTGTGGGGCAGAAAGAGGATAGGAAGTAAAGAGGAGCCAAAAGGgaagtaaaattaaaaaaattggaacaaaaaggtagaaaataagtagagaaacagcagaagacagcCAGAGGACATTCATGAAGCAGTAATGCCACAGACTGTCCAGCAGATGGCGGTGTAGCCCAGGAGACCAGACACAAACCAAATAGTATTTGCATGTAGTTTTCACGaggtttgttttaacctacttaAGATGACAGATTGACACATTTTTTGAGACAGGACATTACAGTGAGTGGGGGAACGTTAAGAGAATCACAGCATATACTCTCCTGTGATTGGCCACTTAACCCGACACACTTGCTtttgtcctgatgcagtaaacccaaCCTGCCTGCTGCTCCATGCATTAAAACAACCTCAGAGAGACAAGGAAGTTTGAATAATATCTGACAAAGgtctggtggagagagaggggaacattCTGAATTGTACTTCTGATTCAGTGAGTTTCTTTTGGTATTTGTAACTGTACATCTTTTTGTAGATTTTTCAAAGATTTGATAAAAAAGTCCTCTTCATAAGGCATTCCTGCTCCATTTGAAACTGTAAAGTGGAGACTGAAGTGGTCTTGATGAAATCGACTGGGGATCATAGCTTGTTTTGCAGTCTAGGTGACGGTAAAGTTTGGCATTTTGAGTGCATTTAAGGTAAGGCACCTCTGCTCTGCTTGAGACAAAATCCCTCCCTCTACGTCAAAATGAAAGTGGAATTTCACtgtgactcctccccctctgaaGCAGAAACCAAACAGATTGAGGAGGGAGGTATTACATAACAGTTGCTATGACAACTACTGCCAccatcccacaatgcactggtGCGGGGATGAAGGGTGCGCTGGAGCAGCAGTAACTGCCCTGGTGGCAAGGAAGAAGCAAcgctgtgtgtatgagtgtgagtgtgtgtgtgagagagagagagagagagagaagcaaaaatGGCTCAGTAGTGGTATAAAACAACACACGACatacagggacagagagaaggaaaaaggtggaagagaaagaaagaaaatgagagaatgagacaaaaagagaatgagccaaggagagaaaaagacagagacgaATAGAGCTGTTTGTGCCGGGGTGGCAGAGAATCAAAATCTTCACCTCCAGCCATCCAACAGCCCTGAGCACAAACAGAGACAGGTGTACTGCATAATGAGTGCGAGGGTGAACAAGCTCTAATCAATGTAGCAAATTACCATCAgtaccagccaaatgctgggtACATTTTCACTCTGCTGGGTAAATTTCTCCCCTCTATCTGCCACTTTGGCAGATAACCAACCATTATTTGGAACacgttttctattctaaaaatcaaTTTGGCTTGTGGATGAAAAAGTTAGCTTCTGGACGTGGCTCTCAGCCAAAGACCAGACGATCGCGGCAGGGCAGAACTGGAGCTGAAAAGAGCAGAGACGTGCCCAACCCTGCAGTTTCTAGGAATATCTGGAAGCATCCCCTGTGCTGATAATTATCATTGGCCACAGGAATGTTACTGTGCGACGTAACAACTACtggttctctggaggttgtaaAAGCAGTTGTGAGGATTATTAGGGTTTCAACACAAAAAGCAAACAGGTTTCAAAACTTTTCTCGGTTTCTTTTTCTGCCTAGCTCTGTTGCTCTGTGATTCTGAGGTATTTTCAAAAGCTACAAGAGGCGCCCAGATATCAAACTTTGTTAAAGGCCCAGAGACAAGTAAGAGcagaacaaaggaaaaaagataCCCACTTGCACACTGAATCTTGCCACCGGTAATATTTGCTTGTGATTGCCTGACAAAAACCCACATTGGGTTGAAATGCTGGAAAAGTAAAGCTGACTGGGAGTCAAACTCAGTGCACAGGTATTTTTCATTTCCCTTTCCTTTGTTCAGTATTGACACAACACTACACCACAGATAAGATTGGATTTTTGGAATGTGCTGCACTTTTTTCTGTAAAAATTTATAGTAGCCCCGACTTTTCCTCCCTGTTAAACCAATACTGTGCTtccacactgcaagcaacacgATCAATAAGTCACCGGAAGACCATTCACTTCCTATAGAGATGAGCAACCAGGGAAATTCGACAGCCaagagccaatcagatttctgtgcttccttgtttccctactgatgtgattttgtttcatgaactaTAGTTCCaactggcaagtgcaaaatggacgagaagttgATTATAGCATCAttaaagcttcccagttctctacaacttttattggAAAGACTATAGAAAACAAATATGTCAATAATGATGCTTGGAGAATGGATGCATCATGCGTCAGCTCTAAAGTAATTGGATTATTAGTTGACTCTATTAgtattttaattaaattttgtatttgtttattttcgattaatgctacctaattagcaccATCAAACTTGGCTACAGAGCTATGACTTACTGTAATATCGAATAAAGTTGGCTGTGAGAATATACTGAAATGCATAAATACATAGCATATTTTTCTTGGTCAATACTTTGTACCTGCACCAGACCAATGCATAGACGCAATTGGCACCGCCCTTTCTGGCCACCTAAATGGGAAAGGGATCATTACCATTCTCTAGTTTTCATCGTTCAAAATCTAAGTAAAAGGGATTATATTCTCCAAAAATTGCGTCATTCCAGTaaccattttgtaagagtagatgGCACATTTTTCATATGTCCTCTTTTCTGGAAAAACAAATGCTTCAAATGTGAAATGtaccacatactgtattttgtatCTCTATCTTACATAAGCTTTTTGAATGGGTATCAAATAGCCTCCGGTTTGTTCCAAAAGGACGTTATGCACTCTTAGAAACTGTTCAAACCACTAGCAGGTAGGGAAATGTACGCCAGCCACCAGCCTGGTAAATACAAGTAAATTTTGCCTGTGGCTGTGAAGTTTGTCTACTCTGTCAgtcactttggcaggtaaccagcccTCATTAAGGAGTCCTGTTCTAGTCTAAAACTCtggttggctggtaaaacaatTAAAAGTGGGTGGTGAACTTTCTGACTCACTAGCTACTGTGCCctccagttaaaaaaaaacattaggctCCTGCCCTACACCGCGCAGGTAATGGTGCCACTCGACCTTCTCTAAAAGCCAGGGAAAAAACTGCAGCTCCGAAAAGTAGGccacactgagagagaaatTCTGCCTCTGTAATACGGCGCAATAGGCAGCAAGGCTGTGCGGCGGGGACGATGCTTTTTGTATCCTTAAATGACCTTAAGccatattaaataaataaaacatttaaagtgtgtgtgtgtgtgtgtacctgtgctcTGCAGCGGGCACTGAGAAGCCGGGCACGGGGTC is part of the Centroberyx gerrardi isolate f3 chromosome 24, fCenGer3.hap1.cur.20231027, whole genome shotgun sequence genome and harbors:
- the nampt1 gene encoding nicotinamide phosphoribosyltransferase; translated protein: MEHRYTDFNILLATDSYKVTHYKQYPPNTSKVYSYFECREKRTEPTKNRKVKYDKTVFYGLQYILHKYLKGKVVTPEKIQEAKEVYREHFQDDVFNEKGWNYILEKYNGHLPIEIKAVPEGSVIPRGNVLFTVESTDPECYWLTNWVETILVQIWYPITVATNSREQKKILAKYLLETAGNLQGLEYKLHDFGYRGVSSQETAGIGASAHLVNFKGTDTVAGIGVIKKYYGTKDPVPGFSVPAAEHSTITAWGKDHEKDAFEHIVKQFPSVPVSIVSDSYDIYNACEKIWGEDLRGLIEKRSADAPLVVRPDSGNPLDTVLKVLEILGKKFIPEENSKGYKVLPPYIRVIQGDGVDINTLQEIVEGMKQHRWSIENIAFGSGGALLQKLTRDLLNCSFKCSYVVTNGLGVNVFKDPVADPNKRSKKGRLSLHRTQSGDFVTLEEGKGDLEEYGVDLLHTVFQNGKIVKTYTFDDVRDNAKLKESELDELLH